A window of the Gemmatimonadota bacterium genome harbors these coding sequences:
- a CDS encoding sulfatase-like hydrolase/transferase, whose amino-acid sequence MATSRPNVLCILTDDQGVWAAGCYGNGEIRTPHIDRIAETGVRFERFFVATPVCSPSRATLLTGRIPSQHGVHDWIRGGNVGEDAASYLEGETAYTDVLAAHGWRCGLSGKWHLGNSTLPQHGFSHWFTHQFGGGPYNDAPMVRNGVPVTEPGYVTNVITDDALAFIDRHANQDDPFYLSVHYTAPHSPWTGHPQDIVDSYDDCPFDSCPQEPVHPWAGGLTRECMGDRESLKGYFAAVTAMDLDVGRLLGRLEHHGIREDTLVVFLSDNGFSLGHHGFWGKGNGTSPLNMYENSILVPALVSQPGRLPEGAVQPAMISAYDFMPSLLSYLDLPVPWDRNLPGRNALDAWMCGAASSDAGRDHVVVFDEYGGTRMIRTETWKYVHRYPDGPNELYDLENDPDERSNLADDAGYAARRRSLRGELEGWFERYADPDRDGWSRPVSGAGQLRPVGGDWDADSPAFEQLTS is encoded by the coding sequence ATGGCAACATCGCGACCGAACGTGCTCTGCATCCTTACCGACGACCAGGGCGTCTGGGCGGCGGGCTGTTACGGCAACGGGGAAATCCGCACGCCGCACATCGACCGGATCGCGGAGACCGGGGTTCGCTTCGAACGGTTCTTCGTGGCCACGCCCGTCTGCTCCCCCAGCCGCGCGACGCTGCTGACCGGCCGGATCCCCTCCCAGCATGGCGTGCACGACTGGATCAGGGGAGGCAATGTCGGCGAGGACGCGGCTTCCTACCTCGAGGGAGAAACGGCGTATACCGATGTGCTCGCGGCCCACGGATGGCGATGCGGCCTCAGCGGCAAATGGCACCTGGGCAACAGCACCCTGCCCCAGCACGGGTTTTCCCACTGGTTCACCCACCAGTTCGGCGGCGGTCCCTACAATGATGCGCCTATGGTCCGGAACGGCGTCCCGGTCACCGAACCGGGGTATGTCACGAACGTCATTACCGACGATGCGCTGGCCTTCATAGACCGCCACGCCAACCAGGATGATCCGTTCTACCTGAGCGTCCACTACACCGCGCCGCACAGTCCGTGGACGGGGCATCCGCAGGATATTGTCGATTCCTACGATGACTGCCCTTTCGACTCCTGTCCCCAGGAACCCGTCCACCCGTGGGCAGGCGGCCTGACCCGCGAATGCATGGGTGACCGGGAAAGCCTGAAGGGCTACTTTGCGGCCGTCACGGCCATGGACCTCGACGTCGGCCGGTTGCTGGGCCGGCTCGAGCATCACGGCATACGCGAGGACACCCTGGTGGTCTTCCTGAGCGACAACGGTTTCAGCCTGGGACACCACGGGTTCTGGGGCAAGGGCAACGGAACCAGCCCGTTGAACATGTACGAGAACTCCATCCTGGTGCCCGCGCTCGTAAGTCAACCCGGGCGCCTGCCCGAAGGCGCCGTGCAGCCGGCGATGATCAGCGCCTATGATTTCATGCCCTCGCTGCTGTCCTACCTGGATTTGCCCGTGCCCTGGGACCGCAACCTGCCGGGGCGAAACGCCCTGGACGCCTGGATGTGCGGGGCGGCTTCGTCCGACGCCGGCCGGGACCACGTCGTGGTATTCGACGAATACGGCGGCACACGCATGATACGCACCGAAACGTGGAAGTACGTGCACCGGTATCCCGACGGACCCAACGAACTGTACGACCTGGAGAACGATCCCGACGAACGGTCGAATCTCGCGGACGATGCCGGTTACGCCGCCAGGCGCCGGTCGCTGCGCGGCGAGTTGGAGGGCTGGTTCGAACGCTATGCCGACCCGGATCGGGACGGCTGGTCCAGGCCGGTCTCCGGCGCCGGCCAGCTGCGACCCGTCGGCGGCGACTGGGATGCCGACTCGCCTGCTTTCGAACAACTGACATCGTGA
- a CDS encoding phytanoyl-CoA dioxygenase family protein: MEQADLAFFRQNGFINLGKVLVDDEVDRFLNLFDEDRRKYPYFWHPYGHHQEANYDALITTPAFDGLIRHPAIYGTIEELMGGPLCFGEIGLRSMGPYKGEFHQRWHRDKVHWLDHPLRMDYIQLMVYFTDVDEDSHCFSISPEGVDQPVLKESSTQLERGVYDLHGPAGTCALFNVSVLHTATTRPTRAVRKTAQIYYGHRDRDPLANDSGIPATLWRDSDDPETRAFYGVLNERTKLYLAAFGG, encoded by the coding sequence ATGGAACAGGCCGACCTGGCGTTCTTTCGTCAGAACGGATTCATCAACCTCGGCAAGGTCCTCGTGGACGATGAGGTGGATCGTTTTCTGAATCTCTTCGACGAGGACCGCCGCAAGTACCCCTATTTCTGGCATCCCTACGGCCACCATCAGGAGGCGAATTACGACGCCCTTATCACCACGCCGGCCTTCGACGGACTGATCCGCCATCCCGCCATCTACGGCACCATCGAGGAACTGATGGGCGGTCCGCTGTGTTTCGGAGAAATCGGGCTGCGATCCATGGGACCGTACAAGGGCGAGTTCCACCAGCGCTGGCACCGCGACAAGGTCCACTGGCTCGACCATCCCCTTCGCATGGACTACATCCAGCTCATGGTCTATTTCACCGACGTGGATGAGGATTCCCACTGCTTCTCCATCTCGCCCGAAGGGGTCGATCAGCCTGTTTTGAAGGAGAGCAGCACGCAACTGGAACGGGGCGTCTACGACCTTCACGGACCCGCGGGCACCTGCGCCCTGTTCAACGTATCGGTGCTCCACACAGCCACGACGCGTCCCACGCGGGCCGTGCGGAAGACCGCGCAGATCTACTACGGCCACCGAGACCGGGACCCGCTGGCCAATGATTCGGGGATTCCCGCCACCCTCTGGCGGGACAGCGACGACCCGGAAACCCGGGCCTTCTACGGCGTCCTGAACGAACGCACAAAACTCTACTTGGCGGCTTTTGGGGGGTAG
- a CDS encoding DUF1611 domain-containing protein, with the protein MQSRRMVILTEGQLGTFSSKTAASLVRYKSDETVAVLDSVHAGRKLEDVLEVGTGIPIVATLREAMAFEPTSLVIGIATPGGVLPDAWREVIHEAIEHGLEVVNGLHTFLNEDEGFARHAEQQGVRLWDVRQPPGDLDVGRHQVHGLPNLRVLTVGADSSIGKKIAAIEIDRAAREAGWDAEFVATGQTGIMIAGSGIAVDTVAADYISGAAERLVLERKHRELLVIEGQGTILHPSYSGVSLGLLHGAAPQALVLCHQPGRDMMRNLPVAVPSYAEMITAHENIARPLFPCRVVAVSLNCFGMSLDDARREVDRVEEETGLPATDCVKFGCGPILDALAPLRPATGNTR; encoded by the coding sequence ATGCAATCCAGACGAATGGTCATTCTCACCGAGGGCCAACTGGGCACGTTCTCCTCTAAGACGGCCGCGTCGCTGGTCCGCTACAAGTCCGACGAGACCGTGGCGGTGCTCGACAGCGTGCACGCCGGGAGGAAACTCGAAGACGTGCTCGAGGTGGGAACGGGCATCCCGATCGTGGCGACGCTGAGAGAGGCGATGGCCTTCGAACCGACCTCGCTGGTCATCGGCATCGCGACGCCCGGGGGTGTTCTGCCCGATGCCTGGCGGGAAGTCATCCACGAGGCCATCGAGCACGGGCTCGAGGTGGTAAACGGGCTGCATACTTTTCTCAACGAAGACGAGGGGTTCGCCCGGCATGCTGAACAGCAAGGCGTGCGGCTGTGGGACGTGCGGCAGCCGCCCGGCGATCTGGACGTGGGGCGGCACCAGGTCCACGGCCTCCCCAACCTACGTGTATTGACCGTCGGCGCCGACTCCAGCATCGGCAAGAAGATCGCCGCGATCGAAATCGACCGCGCGGCCCGCGAGGCAGGCTGGGACGCCGAGTTCGTGGCCACCGGGCAGACCGGCATCATGATCGCCGGATCGGGCATCGCAGTGGATACCGTGGCGGCGGACTACATATCGGGCGCGGCGGAAAGACTCGTGCTGGAACGCAAGCACCGGGAACTGCTGGTCATCGAAGGGCAGGGCACGATTCTGCATCCTTCCTATTCAGGCGTATCGCTCGGTCTGCTTCACGGCGCGGCGCCGCAGGCCCTGGTACTGTGCCACCAGCCTGGGAGGGACATGATGCGCAACCTCCCCGTGGCCGTGCCGTCCTACGCGGAGATGATTACCGCCCATGAGAATATCGCCCGGCCGCTGTTCCCCTGCCGGGTCGTGGCCGTATCGCTCAACTGCTTCGGCATGTCCCTGGACGATGCCCGGCGTGAAGTGGACAGGGTCGAAGAGGAGACCGGGCTCCCGGCGACGGACTGCGTGAAATTCGGTTGCGGTCCCATACTCGATGCTCTGGCGCCACTGAGGCCCGCGACGGGGAACACCCGATGA
- a CDS encoding SDR family oxidoreductase, producing MSAQRVAVITGAGRGMGAAIARNLAGQGWAVSLLSPSGAAESLAGELGGIGVTGSVTDEADLRKLVDLTMDAHSRIDGVVNSTGHPPKGDLLDIPDEDWHEGLDIVFLNVVRMARLVTPIMVGQGGGSIVNISTYAAFEPEHYFPVSTAFRAALASYTKIYADNHAGDNIRMNNILPGFINSLPESEAFRSRIPMGRYGTVEEIAETAAFLLSPGSGYITGQNLRVDGGITRSV from the coding sequence ATGAGTGCGCAACGTGTAGCAGTCATTACGGGAGCGGGTCGCGGCATGGGTGCGGCCATCGCGAGGAACCTGGCCGGCCAGGGGTGGGCCGTCTCGCTGCTGTCCCCTTCCGGTGCGGCGGAATCGCTCGCCGGTGAACTGGGCGGGATCGGCGTGACCGGTTCCGTCACGGACGAAGCCGACCTTCGGAAACTGGTCGATCTGACCATGGACGCCCACAGCCGCATCGACGGTGTCGTCAACAGCACGGGGCATCCGCCCAAGGGCGATCTCCTGGACATTCCGGACGAAGACTGGCACGAGGGACTGGACATCGTGTTCCTCAACGTGGTGCGCATGGCGCGCCTCGTCACCCCGATCATGGTGGGCCAGGGCGGTGGTTCCATCGTGAACATCTCGACCTACGCCGCTTTCGAACCGGAGCATTACTTCCCCGTGTCGACCGCTTTTCGGGCGGCCCTGGCGAGTTATACGAAGATCTACGCCGACAACCACGCCGGGGACAATATCCGAATGAACAACATCCTGCCGGGGTTCATCAACAGCCTCCCGGAATCGGAGGCCTTCCGGTCGCGCATACCCATGGGACGCTACGGCACCGTGGAAGAGATCGCGGAAACGGCCGCTTTCCTGCTGTCGCCCGGCTCCGGCTATATCACCGGGCAAAACCTGCGCGTCGACGGCGGCATCACCCGGTCGGTCTGA
- a CDS encoding sugar phosphate isomerase/epimerase, whose product MAASKIAVTLYTLRDFVQTPADIADTLKKVKSIGYEHIQLSALGPVDPAELGTMIRDAGLRVCATHVPFERLQDEPNKVIEEHRLWGCEHIAVGSMPRSYWDDPDGFSRFAADVSAVAVRLKKAGMSFSYHNHHTELVRVGGRTGLAILIEDSDPALCFEIDTYWIQYGGGDPIHWIERVSNRCPVIHFKDLGVSGREQVMAEIGEGNMNWPGIVAACETAGAQWYVVEQDTCAGDPFDSIAISFRNMTAMGL is encoded by the coding sequence ATGGCTGCAAGCAAAATCGCCGTTACGCTCTATACGTTGCGCGACTTCGTGCAGACGCCGGCCGACATTGCGGACACCCTGAAGAAAGTCAAGTCCATCGGCTATGAACATATTCAGCTTTCGGCCCTCGGTCCCGTCGACCCCGCGGAGCTCGGCACCATGATCCGGGACGCCGGCCTGCGCGTCTGCGCCACGCACGTGCCCTTCGAACGGCTGCAGGACGAACCGAACAAAGTGATCGAGGAGCACCGCCTCTGGGGTTGCGAGCATATCGCCGTCGGGTCCATGCCGCGGTCCTACTGGGACGATCCGGACGGGTTCTCCCGGTTCGCGGCGGACGTGTCCGCCGTGGCGGTCAGGCTGAAGAAAGCCGGCATGTCCTTCAGCTACCACAATCACCATACGGAACTCGTGCGCGTGGGCGGCCGGACCGGGCTGGCCATTCTCATCGAGGACAGCGACCCCGCCCTGTGCTTCGAGATCGACACCTACTGGATCCAGTACGGCGGGGGCGATCCGATCCACTGGATCGAACGGGTAAGCAACCGGTGCCCGGTCATCCATTTCAAGGACCTGGGCGTATCGGGCAGGGAACAGGTGATGGCCGAGATCGGCGAGGGGAACATGAACTGGCCCGGTATCGTCGCCGCCTGCGAGACCGCCGGGGCCCAGTGGTACGTCGTCGAACAGGATACCTGTGCAGGCGATCCCTTCGACAGTATCGCCATCAGCTTCCGCAACATGACCGCCATGGGCCTCTAG
- the hisD gene encoding histidinol dehydrogenase encodes MRILSAEEAGSSILRRRPLNEAMHAPEIEARNSELFGEPLTAEQAVARIIDDVRDNGDDAIRRYARLLDGSVPEFFEVPQCEIDDAAASLPSGLRDALETAAGRIRTFHARQPAGSWTHWDEEGGTGQIVRPLDRVGVYAPGGGAVYPSSLLMAVIPARVAGVREVVVATPPGRDGAVTSAVLAAASVAGADTVYRIGGAQAIAAMAHGTGTVPRVDKIVGPGNVFVTLAKRQVYGIVDIDQLAGPTETLLIADETARPDLAAADLLAQAEHDAMASAILITPSSTLALAVQQAVEEQLAELDRADTIRSSLARNGGIVLVSGLAAAVELANAYAPEHLCLLVADPWPLVDRVRHAGGIFVGEHSSEALGDYVTGPSHVMPTGGSARFHSPLSVRDFLKITSLFAVNERAEKRLGPAAIRLAEAEGLSAHAMALRRRLSKDRNGG; translated from the coding sequence ATCCGGATATTGTCCGCCGAAGAGGCCGGGTCGAGCATCCTGCGGCGTCGTCCGCTGAACGAGGCTATGCACGCGCCGGAAATCGAAGCGCGGAACAGCGAACTTTTCGGCGAGCCCCTGACGGCGGAACAGGCCGTAGCCCGCATCATCGACGACGTCAGAGATAACGGGGATGATGCGATCAGGAGATACGCCCGGCTGCTGGACGGAAGCGTACCGGAATTCTTTGAGGTCCCGCAATGCGAGATCGACGACGCGGCGGCATCGCTGCCTTCCGGGTTGCGCGATGCCCTGGAGACCGCGGCCGGCCGCATACGGACTTTTCACGCGCGGCAACCGGCCGGGTCCTGGACGCACTGGGACGAAGAGGGCGGAACCGGCCAGATCGTCCGGCCGCTGGACCGGGTGGGCGTCTACGCACCCGGCGGAGGGGCCGTCTATCCTTCCTCGTTGCTGATGGCCGTGATCCCTGCACGGGTCGCCGGCGTCCGGGAGGTCGTCGTAGCCACGCCGCCCGGGAGGGACGGCGCGGTAACGTCCGCTGTGCTGGCCGCCGCTTCCGTGGCGGGCGCGGACACGGTCTACCGCATCGGCGGCGCCCAGGCGATCGCGGCGATGGCCCATGGCACCGGGACGGTTCCACGCGTCGACAAGATCGTGGGTCCGGGGAACGTCTTCGTGACCCTGGCCAAGCGCCAGGTATACGGGATCGTGGATATCGACCAGCTCGCCGGCCCCACTGAGACCCTGCTCATCGCCGACGAGACGGCCCGTCCGGACCTCGCGGCGGCCGACCTGCTGGCGCAGGCCGAGCACGATGCGATGGCGAGCGCCATATTGATTACGCCGTCGTCCACGCTGGCCCTGGCGGTGCAACAGGCCGTGGAGGAGCAACTGGCCGAGCTGGACAGGGCGGACACCATCCGTTCCTCCTTGGCACGGAACGGAGGGATCGTGCTTGTATCGGGCCTTGCAGCGGCGGTCGAACTGGCCAATGCCTACGCACCGGAGCACCTGTGCCTGCTGGTGGCGGACCCCTGGCCGCTGGTGGACCGGGTTCGGCACGCAGGGGGGATCTTCGTAGGCGAACATTCCTCCGAAGCCCTGGGCGACTATGTCACCGGTCCCAGCCACGTCATGCCCACCGGGGGCAGCGCCCGGTTCCATTCTCCCTTGAGCGTCCGCGATTTCCTGAAGATCACCAGCCTGTTCGCGGTTAACGAACGGGCCGAGAAACGGTTGGGACCGGCCGCGATCCGGCTTGCGGAGGCCGAAGGCCTGTCAGCCCACGCCATGGCCCTGCGACGGCGGCTTTCGAAAGACCGGAACGGGGGCTGA
- a CDS encoding phytanoyl-CoA dioxygenase family protein, with the protein MDAFEQALAEIDTFGFTLLPDVLSVSQVRTLREALTHVAAAHGEADYENRGGTSLLVRNLPTLDPVFLQVIDHPVVLPILESVLDKTVVLGSLSSRIVRPGDGYQDFHSDIPQHMLNPVSPVMMNTIWMLDDFDAAIGGTRIVPGSHKSGWVGPPKGMEVRHVYQPVASAGSVLIFNGQCWHGGGANTTDRNRHALFGHYRKSMLLFQLDPHDGFRDEWFEGLSPRQKQLLRMQKGVGARHAADDHLL; encoded by the coding sequence ATGGATGCTTTCGAGCAGGCCCTCGCCGAAATCGACACCTTCGGCTTCACCCTGTTGCCCGATGTGCTGTCGGTGTCCCAGGTGCGCACGCTTCGCGAGGCGTTGACCCACGTAGCCGCGGCGCACGGCGAGGCCGATTACGAGAACCGAGGGGGCACATCGCTGCTGGTGCGGAACCTGCCCACCCTGGATCCGGTGTTTCTCCAGGTCATCGACCACCCCGTCGTCCTTCCGATCCTGGAAAGTGTGCTGGACAAGACCGTGGTACTGGGCAGCCTGAGTTCCCGCATCGTGCGGCCGGGCGACGGCTACCAGGACTTTCACAGCGACATCCCGCAGCACATGCTGAACCCGGTTTCCCCCGTGATGATGAACACCATCTGGATGCTGGACGATTTCGACGCGGCGATCGGCGGCACGCGGATCGTCCCCGGTTCACACAAGAGCGGATGGGTGGGTCCACCCAAGGGCATGGAGGTGCGGCACGTCTACCAGCCCGTGGCTTCCGCGGGCAGCGTGCTGATCTTCAACGGACAGTGCTGGCACGGAGGCGGCGCGAACACCACCGACCGCAACCGGCACGCGCTCTTCGGGCACTACCGCAAGTCCATGCTCCTCTTCCAGCTCGATCCCCACGACGGTTTCCGGGACGAGTGGTTCGAAGGGCTTTCGCCCCGCCAGAAGCAGCTATTGCGCATGCAGAAGGGCGTAGGCGCGCGCCACGCGGCGGACGACCATCTGCTGTAG
- a CDS encoding SDR family oxidoreductase codes for MIDLSGKTALISGSSRGIGKGIALEMARAGADVAVNYFRHRDDGEAVAGEIRTMGRRAVVICADASDRSAVDEMVEQTSEELGGPDIVVANAYYSTREPFLEMDVDELRKTYDVSLFGAFHVAQAGARKMVAGGKGGSILFISSVMSLLPFPTSLAYSSAKAGMNHMAAIIALELLEHRIRVNVIEPGWTDTPGERQYSTEQELEEGGRRLPWGRLGTIEDLGKAATFLCSDAADYITGEVLRVDGGFWLKRGTASIQE; via the coding sequence ATGATCGATCTTTCAGGCAAGACAGCGTTGATCAGCGGTTCCTCCCGCGGAATCGGCAAAGGCATCGCACTGGAAATGGCGCGCGCCGGGGCGGACGTCGCCGTCAACTACTTCCGCCACCGGGACGACGGCGAGGCCGTCGCGGGCGAGATCCGGACCATGGGGCGGCGGGCCGTCGTCATCTGCGCGGACGCGTCGGACCGGTCCGCGGTGGACGAGATGGTGGAACAGACATCCGAGGAACTCGGCGGACCCGATATCGTCGTGGCCAATGCCTACTATTCCACGCGGGAGCCTTTTCTCGAGATGGACGTGGATGAACTGCGGAAAACCTACGATGTCAGCCTCTTCGGCGCCTTCCACGTGGCCCAGGCCGGCGCGCGGAAGATGGTGGCCGGAGGGAAGGGCGGCAGCATCCTCTTCATTAGTTCGGTCATGTCCTTACTGCCTTTCCCCACATCGCTCGCCTACTCTTCGGCCAAGGCCGGCATGAACCACATGGCGGCCATCATCGCCCTGGAGCTGCTGGAGCACCGCATCCGCGTAAACGTTATCGAACCCGGGTGGACCGACACGCCCGGCGAGCGGCAGTACTCCACCGAGCAGGAACTCGAGGAGGGCGGCAGGCGGCTACCCTGGGGCCGGCTGGGTACGATCGAGGACCTGGGCAAGGCCGCCACCTTCCTGTGTTCCGACGCGGCGGACTACATCACCGGGGAGGTCCTGCGCGTCGACGGGGGGTTCTGGCTCAAGCGCGGGACGGCCTCCATCCAGGAGTGA
- a CDS encoding dehydrogenase has protein sequence MHPAQPVYCPPHSRWGGGRGASVWGIVMIRTGIVGYGLAGRLFHAYLVSRTEGLELAAVASRDPARRAQARRDGSVDTYRTLTDLLADDGIQLIILATPHHTHASLAIEAMEAGRHVVVDKVMCMSAAEAGEMIAVSRRRGVMLSVFHNRRWDWGYLTVRKAIEDGLLGEPFLVERAVHRFRASRGWRTSRADSGGLLYDWGAHLVDQGLQLMAGRPEAVHCKGHKRLWEGDIEDHVTCTLYFGTGTEYRMEISNLSHISKPHWYVLGTRGSLVKTGLDPQEDWMKKGRIEDAVEAPEDRVLVAAERDGTVEEKILDPVKGSWVDYYRNIAAVLAEGAELAVQPREMLDLMKVLDAATESMKSGRVVSMNRGSARIRNPGE, from the coding sequence ATGCATCCGGCCCAACCCGTATATTGTCCCCCGCATAGCCGGTGGGGCGGAGGACGCGGGGCGAGCGTGTGGGGAATCGTCATGATACGAACGGGCATCGTGGGCTACGGACTGGCGGGACGGCTTTTCCACGCCTACCTGGTTTCGCGGACCGAGGGGTTGGAACTCGCCGCCGTGGCCAGCCGGGACCCTGCACGCCGTGCGCAGGCGCGTCGGGACGGGTCCGTGGATACTTACAGGACCCTGACCGATCTTCTGGCGGACGACGGCATTCAGCTGATCATCCTGGCCACGCCTCACCATACCCACGCTTCCCTGGCCATCGAAGCCATGGAGGCCGGGAGACACGTGGTCGTCGACAAGGTCATGTGCATGTCGGCCGCCGAAGCCGGGGAAATGATCGCGGTCAGCCGGCGGCGCGGGGTCATGCTGAGCGTCTTCCACAACCGCCGCTGGGACTGGGGCTATTTGACCGTGCGCAAGGCAATAGAGGATGGCCTGCTTGGCGAACCCTTCCTGGTCGAAAGGGCGGTGCACCGGTTCCGGGCATCCAGGGGTTGGCGAACGAGCCGGGCGGACAGCGGCGGGCTGCTTTACGACTGGGGCGCCCACTTGGTCGACCAGGGGCTGCAGCTGATGGCCGGCCGTCCCGAGGCAGTCCACTGCAAAGGCCACAAACGCCTGTGGGAAGGGGACATTGAAGATCATGTCACCTGCACGCTGTATTTCGGAACGGGTACTGAATACCGGATGGAAATCAGCAATCTGTCGCATATATCCAAGCCCCACTGGTACGTGCTGGGTACTCGGGGATCCCTCGTGAAGACGGGACTCGATCCCCAGGAGGACTGGATGAAGAAGGGCAGGATCGAGGACGCGGTGGAGGCGCCCGAAGACCGCGTCCTGGTGGCCGCGGAGCGGGACGGGACGGTAGAGGAGAAGATTCTGGATCCGGTGAAAGGCAGCTGGGTCGACTACTACCGGAATATCGCGGCCGTGCTGGCCGAAGGCGCCGAACTGGCCGTCCAGCCCCGCGAAATGCTGGACCTGATGAAGGTGCTGGACGCCGCAACGGAATCCATGAAATCCGGCCGCGTCGTATCGATGAACCGGGGTTCGGCGAGAATTCGCAATCCAGGCGAGTAA
- a CDS encoding phosphoribosyl-AMP cyclohydrolase, whose protein sequence is MASLSGSDHLEEGSKESLDFSKLGRIAGIKEDVLPVVVQDSSTKEVLILAYINRLALDESMKTGIATFWSTSRNELWVKGATSGNALGIDEIRVNCEQNSVVYLVTPRGGGACHTKDSDGQYRTGCYYRRIKSSGKLEYV, encoded by the coding sequence ATGGCGAGTTTATCAGGATCCGACCACCTGGAAGAGGGTTCGAAGGAATCTCTGGATTTCTCGAAGCTCGGGCGAATCGCAGGCATCAAAGAGGATGTCTTACCGGTGGTCGTGCAGGATTCGTCTACGAAGGAAGTGTTGATTCTGGCCTACATCAACCGCCTGGCCCTGGACGAATCCATGAAGACCGGGATCGCCACGTTCTGGAGCACTTCGCGGAACGAACTGTGGGTGAAGGGCGCCACGTCGGGAAACGCCCTCGGTATCGATGAAATCCGCGTGAATTGCGAACAGAATTCCGTGGTCTATCTCGTGACACCCCGCGGCGGCGGAGCCTGTCACACGAAGGACAGCGACGGACAGTACCGGACCGGTTGCTACTATCGGCGCATAAAGTCGTCAGGGAAACTGGAGTACGTCTGA
- a CDS encoding dienelactone hydrolase family protein, which yields MGSPAGHHAIRKVVFTKYITKDFTIDSLRFDKYIETRRSWKTVNAHGALDPYLRSRASRFEIGVNIMAGITSSRRFSMPVAYTALVILAFAALAIHGQQIPYAPTSEGEIPDAILGEAGAPRGGDLAYFDEDQATRGYLAEPEGPGPRGAVILIHEWNGLVDRVRQVADALAAEGYVALAADLYSGRTGSNRDENMALVRETLDDMDKIIRNLDAAAAYLRSRPDVNGKIGAMGWCYGGGVALSYALGGENHDATAIFYGRLLDDPERLSAIHHEIYGTFAGLDRGPSPEQVESFVAALRQAGVENDVHIYDDVNHGFWLYVERDPKNEEPALDAWERLKSYLKRTIGSD from the coding sequence ATGGGTTCTCCCGCGGGCCATCATGCGATAAGAAAGGTGGTCTTCACGAAGTACATCACAAAGGATTTCACGATTGATTCGCTACGTTTTGATAAGTATATTGAAACCCGTCGCTCATGGAAAACAGTAAATGCCCACGGGGCTCTCGATCCGTATCTTCGGAGCAGGGCCTCCCGGTTTGAAATAGGGGTAAACATCATGGCAGGTATAACATCCAGTAGGCGATTTTCAATGCCCGTTGCGTACACTGCGCTCGTCATCCTTGCCTTTGCGGCACTGGCGATCCACGGACAGCAGATACCGTATGCGCCGACGTCCGAAGGCGAGATCCCCGACGCCATTCTCGGCGAGGCCGGCGCGCCCCGCGGCGGCGACCTGGCCTATTTCGATGAAGACCAGGCGACCAGGGGCTATCTCGCCGAACCGGAAGGGCCGGGTCCCCGGGGCGCCGTCATCCTGATCCACGAATGGAACGGCCTGGTGGACCGCGTCAGGCAGGTGGCCGACGCGCTGGCCGCGGAGGGCTACGTCGCCCTGGCGGCCGATCTGTATTCGGGCCGAACGGGGAGCAACCGCGACGAGAACATGGCGCTTGTGCGGGAAACGCTGGACGACATGGACAAGATCATCCGCAACCTGGACGCGGCGGCGGCCTACCTGAGATCGCGGCCGGACGTGAACGGCAAGATCGGCGCCATGGGCTGGTGCTACGGCGGCGGGGTCGCGCTGAGTTACGCCCTGGGCGGCGAGAACCATGACGCCACCGCTATCTTCTACGGGCGCCTGCTTGATGATCCCGAACGGCTCAGCGCCATACACCACGAGATCTACGGCACCTTCGCCGGACTCGACCGCGGCCCCTCGCCCGAACAGGTGGAAAGCTTCGTCGCCGCGCTCCGCCAGGCCGGCGTGGAGAACGACGTGCACATCTACGACGACGTCAACCACGGGTTCTGGCTATACGTGGAGCGCGATCCGAAGAACGAGGAACCCGCGCTGGACGCCTGGGAGCGGCTGAAGTCCTATCTCAAGCGAACCATCGGAAGCGATTGA